The Bacteroidota bacterium genome window below encodes:
- a CDS encoding T9SS type A sorting domain-containing protein has translation MKDANNGIMYGDPVGGRWTIFKTTNAGSTWDSTGCYLPQAASEAGWNNDMCIIGNNVWFGTNNSRAYYSSNYGANWTAQTTGEAGASGSDVFFNNATTGLYGGAALKLSTNGGTTWAANAGTGTGNYSGITGDGNSSFWTVRFSAAIGYSSNNGTTWSTAYTTTAGTVNDITRSRTGLLIYGCKSNGQIVKYGVTTGVTPVNNELVSDYSLKQNYPNPFNPSTNISFAIPQNGFVSLKVYNMLGKEVATLVNGNLNSGTYNYNFNASNLASGMYFYKLEAGNFTETKKMILVK, from the coding sequence ATGAAAGATGCTAATAACGGTATCATGTACGGTGATCCGGTCGGCGGAAGATGGACAATATTCAAAACAACTAATGCCGGTTCCACATGGGATTCAACCGGATGCTACTTACCACAAGCTGCATCAGAAGCAGGCTGGAATAATGACATGTGCATTATCGGTAACAATGTCTGGTTCGGTACAAACAATTCAAGAGCATATTATTCATCAAACTACGGTGCGAACTGGACTGCGCAAACAACAGGTGAAGCAGGCGCTTCAGGGTCTGATGTATTCTTTAATAACGCAACAACAGGTTTATACGGCGGTGCTGCATTAAAACTTTCTACAAACGGCGGAACAACATGGGCTGCTAACGCAGGCACAGGAACAGGCAACTACAGCGGTATAACCGGTGACGGAAACTCAAGCTTCTGGACAGTAAGATTCAGCGCTGCTATCGGTTACTCAAGCAATAACGGAACAACATGGTCAACTGCATACACAACAACAGCAGGAACAGTTAACGATATTACAAGATCAAGAACGGGATTATTAATCTACGGTTGTAAATCAAACGGACAGATTGTAAAATACGGCGTTACAACAGGTGTTACACCGGTTAATAACGAACTGGTTTCAGATTATTCTTTAAAACAGAATTATCCAAACCCATTCAATCCGTCAACAAACATCAGCTTTGCAATTCCGCAAAACGGATTTGTATCTCTTAAAGTTTACAACATGCTTGGTAAGGAAGTTGCCACATTAGTAAACGGTAATTTGAATAGCGGTACTTACAATTACAATTTCAATGCTTCAAACTTAGCCAGCGGAATGTACTTCTACAAACTTGAAGCCGGCAATTTCACTGAAACAAAGAAAATGATATTAGTTAAATAA
- a CDS encoding ATP-binding protein: protein MKIRKITFENHFLFGNLSLDFTNKNGDTVDTIIIAGENGVGKSLLLEVLYKFSTFSALEKNEKLYTEIELSQIEIGTLSKNGTRSGLFKNLEKNNILQIQIDFSISNIWNRMRVVNGSDTYAGEALAVDETRRIFMAIFSSAEINFSSNEIYNITALNIDNIVEESERSNSNLASEITQLFVDIQTIDATEFAEWGRENEGLPVNRDKIDIRINRFANAFKFIFPEKKYKTIKTKNNVKQVIFEENGREMGINELSSGEKQIVFRGSFLLKNKETTRGALVLIDEPEISMHPTWQLKILTFFKKLFTDNDGLQTSQLIVTTHSPFVIHNSNRENDKVVVLKKDDKGKIVVSNEPEFYGWTNEKIVQEAFNVNYHINSDKTIILLEGETDEKYFNKALEVFEKRGIGLEFRWIGKLNGKGNPEYTGVKALDNAKNHYTSNPSMLKNKTILLYDSDTNKFEEDLGNLFVRRMEKNEVNTLYKKGIENLLFLPSNFSQNDFYKERIKVDDYGAESLIRELDKTKLCSHICDVMDKDNQKVVLKKIEEEIEKLLKLIR from the coding sequence ATGAAAATAAGAAAAATTACTTTTGAAAATCATTTTCTCTTTGGGAATCTATCCTTAGATTTTACAAACAAAAATGGAGATACAGTAGATACTATAATTATAGCAGGAGAAAATGGCGTCGGAAAATCCTTATTATTAGAAGTTTTATATAAATTCTCAACCTTTTCGGCGTTAGAGAAAAATGAAAAATTATATACAGAAATTGAATTATCACAAATAGAAATCGGAACTTTAAGTAAAAACGGAACTAGAAGTGGGCTTTTTAAAAATTTAGAAAAAAATAATATTCTACAAATTCAGATAGATTTTAGTATTTCTAATATTTGGAATAGAATGAGAGTTGTCAATGGTTCGGACACATATGCAGGGGAGGCCTTAGCTGTGGATGAAACCCGTAGAATATTTATGGCTATTTTTTCTAGTGCAGAAATTAATTTCTCGTCTAACGAGATTTATAATATTACAGCATTAAATATAGATAACATTGTCGAAGAAAGTGAACGCTCAAACAGTAATTTAGCTTCAGAAATCACTCAACTTTTTGTCGACATTCAAACTATTGATGCAACTGAATTTGCAGAATGGGGAAGAGAAAACGAAGGTTTGCCTGTAAATAGAGATAAAATAGATATAAGAATAAATAGATTTGCAAATGCGTTCAAATTTATTTTTCCTGAGAAGAAATATAAAACTATTAAAACGAAAAATAATGTAAAACAGGTAATATTTGAAGAAAATGGTAGAGAAATGGGTATCAATGAATTAAGTTCAGGAGAAAAACAAATTGTATTTAGAGGTAGCTTCTTGCTAAAAAATAAAGAGACAACTAGAGGAGCTTTAGTGCTCATAGATGAACCAGAAATAAGTATGCACCCTACATGGCAATTGAAAATACTTACTTTCTTTAAAAAATTATTTACAGATAATGATGGACTTCAAACATCTCAATTAATTGTTACAACTCACTCTCCGTTTGTAATACATAATTCTAATAGAGAAAACGACAAGGTCGTAGTTCTCAAAAAAGATGATAAGGGTAAAATTGTTGTTTCAAATGAACCTGAATTTTATGGATGGACAAATGAGAAAATTGTTCAAGAGGCATTCAATGTTAATTATCATATAAATTCAGATAAAACTATAATACTTCTTGAGGGAGAAACAGATGAAAAATATTTCAATAAAGCTCTTGAGGTTTTTGAAAAAAGAGGTATAGGTTTGGAATTTAGATGGATTGGAAAATTAAACGGAAAAGGGAATCCTGAATATACTGGTGTAAAGGCTTTGGATAACGCTAAAAATCACTATACCTCAAATCCTTCAATGTTGAAAAATAAAACAATACTTCTTTATGATAGTGATACTAATAAATTTGAAGAAGATTTAGGAAATTTATTTGTAAGACGAATGGAAAAAAACGAGGTCAACACTCTTTATAAAAAAGGAATTGAAAATTTATTGTTTTTGCCATCTAACTTTAGTCAAAATGATTTTTACAAAGAAAGAATTAAAGTTGATGATTACGGCGCGGAAAGTTTAATAAGAGAATTAGATAAAACTAAACTATGCAGTCATATTTGTGATGTAATGGATAAAGATAATCAAAAAGTAGTTTTAAAAAAAATCGAAGAAGAAATTGAAAAATTGTTAAAACTAATTCGATAA
- a CDS encoding carboxylate-amine ligase → MKSKLFTLGIEEEFQVIDPVTRELKSHMNQIVTTGQSKLADQIKPEMHQAVVEVGTIICSDIHMAREEVSKLRKDISEVAKESGLRIAAAGTHPFSHWKDQEITDHPRYHEILNEMQETARANLIFGLHVHVGIDNRETGLQLMNAARYFLPHIFALSTNSPFWLGRNTGFHSYRTKVFDKFPRTGIPDFFSSLAEYESYVNVLIKTKCIDNAKKIWWDIRLHPFFDTLEFRICDVPMTVDETISLAAIMQAVIAKLYKLLRANLGFRIYRRALIMENKWRAARYGIHGKMIDFGKVEEVDYKFLMHELVGFVDDVLGDLDSREEVYNIFKIMENGTGADRQLKVYEETKDLKKVVDYIMDETVKGL, encoded by the coding sequence ATGAAAAGCAAGCTTTTCACCTTAGGAATAGAAGAAGAGTTTCAGGTAATTGATCCCGTTACGCGCGAGCTGAAGTCACACATGAATCAGATAGTGACGACAGGGCAGTCGAAACTCGCTGATCAGATAAAACCTGAAATGCACCAGGCAGTTGTTGAAGTCGGTACGATAATATGTAGTGATATACACATGGCACGAGAGGAAGTTTCAAAGCTAAGAAAAGATATATCTGAAGTTGCTAAGGAATCGGGACTGCGAATTGCAGCTGCGGGAACGCATCCGTTCTCCCACTGGAAAGACCAGGAAATTACTGACCATCCGCGCTATCACGAAATATTAAATGAGATGCAGGAGACTGCAAGAGCAAATTTAATTTTCGGTCTGCATGTTCACGTCGGTATTGATAACAGGGAAACAGGTCTGCAGCTAATGAATGCCGCAAGATATTTTCTTCCGCACATTTTTGCCCTGAGCACAAACTCACCGTTCTGGCTGGGAAGAAATACAGGTTTTCATTCTTACAGAACGAAAGTGTTTGATAAATTCCCTCGCACAGGTATTCCTGATTTCTTTTCAAGTCTTGCCGAATACGAAAGCTATGTAAACGTCCTTATAAAAACAAAGTGCATAGATAACGCAAAAAAGATATGGTGGGATATAAGATTGCATCCGTTCTTTGATACGCTTGAGTTCAGAATATGCGATGTGCCGATGACGGTAGATGAAACAATCTCTCTTGCAGCAATTATGCAGGCAGTGATTGCAAAGCTTTACAAACTGTTAAGAGCTAACTTAGGTTTCAGAATTTACAGAAGAGCTCTCATCATGGAAAATAAATGGAGAGCTGCAAGATACGGAATACACGGCAAGATGATTGACTTCGGAAAAGTTGAAGAGGTGGATTATAAATTTTTAATGCATGAGCTTGTGGGATTTGTAGATGACGTGCTTGGAGACTTGGATTCACGCGAAGAAGTTTATAATATTTTTAAGATAATGGAAAACGGAACAGGCGCTGACAGACAGCTGAAAGTTTACGAAGAAACAAAAGACCTGAAGAAGGTTGTAGATTATATCATGGATGAAACCGTGAAAGGATTGTAA
- a CDS encoding aminopeptidase, protein MSQMEINTEVDADLLPGAYNAINVCLRLKPEERITIIADNDAADIARAMEHEIKKVGAEFSTFIIEDYTPRPIPGDLPQVILDDLAKSQVSIFAATPKMGELRSRASMTYVVDAHKIRHGHMVNINKQIMMEGMRADFIKVDKISQRLIDIASKAKIIKHTSDSGTDITAEFVPELKWLKTSGIISPDKWGNLPGGEIFTSPWNVNGTFVVDGVVGDYLCQKYGDLLNTPLTIEIKDSRISKMTCDNKELLEEFTAYTMTDENSNRVGEFAIGTNIACKHVIGNILQDEKLPTIHMAFGHPYSAHTGAKWSSTTHIDCVSIKNSIWCDEIQVMDKGVFMPVISEGIL, encoded by the coding sequence ATGAGTCAAATGGAAATTAACACGGAAGTTGACGCAGACCTTTTACCGGGGGCTTATAATGCTATTAACGTTTGCTTAAGACTTAAACCTGAAGAAAGAATTACAATTATTGCAGATAACGACGCTGCCGATATAGCAAGGGCTATGGAACACGAAATAAAAAAAGTCGGAGCTGAATTTTCTACATTCATAATCGAAGATTATACACCAAGACCAATACCGGGTGACTTACCGCAGGTTATTCTTGATGACCTTGCAAAATCACAGGTGAGCATTTTTGCCGCCACACCGAAGATGGGTGAGCTTCGCTCACGCGCATCTATGACTTACGTTGTTGACGCCCATAAAATAAGACACGGCCACATGGTTAACATCAACAAGCAGATAATGATGGAAGGCATGAGAGCAGATTTTATTAAAGTAGATAAAATAAGCCAGCGCTTAATTGATATTGCAAGCAAAGCAAAAATTATAAAACACACATCCGATAGCGGTACGGATATAACTGCAGAGTTCGTTCCTGAATTAAAATGGCTGAAAACATCCGGAATAATTTCTCCCGATAAATGGGGCAATCTTCCAGGAGGAGAAATCTTCACATCACCATGGAATGTAAACGGAACGTTTGTCGTGGACGGAGTAGTAGGTGATTACCTCTGCCAGAAATACGGCGACTTATTAAACACACCGTTAACGATTGAAATAAAAGATTCACGCATATCAAAAATGACATGTGATAATAAAGAGTTACTAGAAGAGTTCACAGCTTATACAATGACAGATGAGAACAGCAACAGAGTAGGCGAGTTTGCAATCGGAACTAACATAGCATGTAAGCATGTAATCGGAAATATTTTACAGGATGAAAAGCTGCCTACGATACACATGGCATTCGGACATCCTTACTCTGCGCATACAGGCGCAAAGTGGAGCTCAACAACACACATTGACTGCGTAAGCATTAAGAACAGCATATGGTGCGATGAAATTCAGGTTATGGATAAAGGTGTGTTTATGCCGGTAATCTCGGAAGGTATTTTATAA
- a CDS encoding ABC transporter permease, protein MEKKYSQIRAMLAISTASLKVMTRNPSAIVFNLLFPLIFIVVFGFIGGGGFSVDLAVEKNSDMDNPIIQAVQNIKTIKLEKDIPDEELKTKLEKGQIDGVISISKGLVDNKPSYNITLKTSSASMDRGSVIKMILNDVIDKINLAKFNMDVPLARLNEQVVEGRKYKTIDFILPGQLGFSLLSAGIFGTAFVFINLRQTFVLKRFFATPIKRIYIILGESFARLVFSIVSAVIIIVIGNLVFGFTLVNGFVTFLNMIVLSVIALIVFLGFGFLVSGIAKNEHAVPPIANLITLPQFLLSGTFFPISNFPNWLQPVAKVLPLTYLNEALRKIAFEGASLFQVGNDILILVGWGVVIYLLAAKTFKWE, encoded by the coding sequence ATGGAAAAAAAGTATAGTCAGATTAGAGCAATGCTTGCAATATCCACGGCAAGCTTAAAAGTAATGACAAGAAATCCATCGGCAATAGTTTTCAATCTTTTGTTCCCGTTGATATTTATTGTCGTATTCGGATTTATCGGCGGCGGCGGATTTTCAGTTGATCTAGCCGTTGAAAAAAATTCCGATATGGATAATCCCATTATACAGGCAGTCCAGAATATAAAAACCATAAAACTTGAAAAAGATATTCCCGATGAAGAACTTAAAACAAAACTTGAAAAAGGTCAGATAGACGGCGTAATAAGTATTTCAAAAGGATTAGTTGATAATAAACCTTCATATAATATTACATTGAAAACATCTTCTGCATCCATGGATAGAGGCAGTGTGATTAAAATGATTCTGAACGATGTTATTGATAAAATAAATCTTGCAAAGTTTAACATGGATGTTCCTCTTGCTAGACTTAATGAACAGGTTGTAGAAGGAAGAAAATATAAAACGATAGATTTTATTTTACCGGGACAGTTGGGTTTCTCATTGCTTAGCGCAGGGATTTTCGGAACTGCATTCGTCTTTATAAATCTTCGCCAGACATTTGTATTGAAAAGATTTTTTGCAACACCTATAAAGAGAATTTATATTATACTCGGCGAGTCATTTGCAAGGTTAGTTTTTTCTATAGTCAGCGCTGTTATTATTATTGTCATAGGTAATTTAGTCTTCGGATTCACTCTTGTTAACGGTTTCGTGACTTTTCTGAATATGATAGTTCTTTCGGTAATAGCATTGATAGTATTTCTAGGCTTCGGATTTTTAGTATCGGGTATTGCAAAAAATGAACATGCAGTGCCGCCTATTGCAAACTTAATTACGCTTCCGCAGTTTTTATTGTCAGGCACATTTTTCCCGATATCAAATTTTCCAAACTGGCTGCAGCCTGTAGCTAAGGTATTGCCCTTAACATATCTGAATGAAGCGTTGCGAAAAATTGCTTTTGAAGGTGCAAGTTTATTTCAGGTGGGAAATGATATTTTGATTTTAGTCGGCTGGGGAGTTGTGATTTATCTTCTCGCTGCCAAAACGTTTAAGTGGGAGTAA
- a CDS encoding ATP-binding cassette domain-containing protein has protein sequence MSNIIEVKNLVKKYDELVAVDGISFEVKEGEIFGLLGPNGAGKTTTLEIMETLREKTSGEITVCGYSLDKSPNEIKNVIGVQLQAAGYYPNLTLTELLNLFAGLYNVNVNTMDMLNLVDLKEKAKAKFKELSGGQKQRFSIATTLINSPKVIFLDEPTTGLDPQARRNLWDLITDIKNKGTTVMLTTHYMDEAEVLCERVGIIDNGKIITIDTPNNLIDTLIKKGFKREKKVKEATLEDVFLDLTGKELREE, from the coding sequence TTGAGTAATATAATAGAGGTAAAAAACCTCGTTAAAAAATATGATGAATTAGTTGCCGTTGACGGAATTTCATTTGAAGTGAAGGAAGGTGAAATTTTCGGACTGCTTGGTCCTAACGGAGCAGGCAAAACAACTACGCTTGAAATAATGGAAACTCTCCGTGAAAAAACCTCGGGTGAAATTACTGTCTGCGGGTATTCACTGGATAAATCTCCCAATGAAATTAAAAATGTTATCGGTGTGCAGCTTCAGGCAGCAGGATATTATCCCAACCTAACGTTAACAGAATTGCTTAATTTATTTGCAGGGCTGTATAACGTGAATGTAAACACAATGGATATGCTTAACCTTGTTGACCTGAAAGAAAAAGCAAAAGCAAAATTCAAAGAACTTTCCGGAGGACAGAAGCAGAGGTTTTCCATTGCAACAACTCTTATAAATTCACCCAAAGTAATCTTCCTTGATGAACCGACTACTGGACTTGACCCGCAGGCACGAAGAAATCTATGGGACCTTATCACCGATATAAAAAACAAAGGTACCACAGTTATGCTGACAACTCATTATATGGATGAAGCTGAAGTTTTATGTGAGCGTGTTGGAATAATTGATAACGGAAAAATAATTACAATTGATACTCCTAATAATTTAATAGATACTCTCATTAAAAAAGGCTTTAAGAGGGAGAAGAAAGTAAAAGAAGCTACACTTGAAGATGTATTTTTAGATTTAACAGGAAAGGAGCTCAGAGAAGAGTAA
- a CDS encoding DNA starvation/stationary phase protection protein, translating into MAKLKTPDNSKKVAEGLSNLLADTFVLYLKTHFYHWNVRGPLFRTLHLMFEEQYNALWTSTDMIAERIRSLDADAPGTFAEYSALASIKEDKKIPKAMDMVKILAEDHAKAVKTAKEAFKAAEAADDEPTQDLLIQRIDYHETTIWMLKTMLE; encoded by the coding sequence ATGGCAAAGTTAAAAACCCCGGACAACAGCAAGAAGGTAGCTGAAGGCTTATCAAATTTGTTAGCCGATACATTCGTGCTTTATTTAAAAACACATTTTTATCACTGGAACGTAAGAGGTCCGTTATTCAGAACTCTTCACCTTATGTTTGAAGAACAATATAACGCTTTATGGACTTCGACAGATATGATTGCAGAAAGAATCCGCTCGCTCGATGCAGATGCGCCGGGAACATTCGCAGAGTACTCCGCTCTTGCTTCTATAAAAGAAGATAAAAAAATCCCGAAAGCAATGGACATGGTAAAAATTCTTGCGGAAGACCATGCAAAGGCAGTGAAGACTGCAAAGGAAGCATTCAAAGCAGCAGAAGCCGCAGACGATGAACCTACACAGGATTTACTGATTCAAAGAATTGATTATCACGAGACAACTATCTGGATGCTGAAAACTATGTTAGAGTAA
- a CDS encoding sigma 54-interacting transcriptional regulator, which produces MKLTDIKTLGGLKQAGYKTHTVKDEIRNNLITKIKNKETIFDGIIGYENTVVPSVMNSLLARHDIILLGLRGQAKTKMARMLTSLLDEYIPIVKGSEINDNPFHPISKHAVDMINEMGDETEIEWISREQRYSEKLATPDVNIADLIGDIDPIKAANQRLHYSHEGAIHFGIIPRTNRGIFVINELPDLQPRIQVGLLNIMQEKDIQIRGFNIRIPLDVLMVFTANPEDYTNRGNIITPLKDRIDSQIITHYPKNLEDGIEITDTYSWIKRTDGKVTIPHYFKEIIEMTAMQARVSEFVDQKSGVSARLTISSMENLISNAERRAIVNNEEDIYLRVCDINAVLPGMTGKMELVFEGEQEGAIKVSKALLSKAVREIYKKYFPDPLQKRKKTDKPQEDVYAEMIEWFQNGGRVNIKDDMSFKDYFKELKKVDGLEKFVKKYSQYYETEYELASLMEFVLDGLHQSSKIAKDDMDSVVSYKDMVGSMFTQEKGYGEYDDDFNFKY; this is translated from the coding sequence ATGAAATTAACCGACATAAAAACTCTCGGCGGACTTAAACAAGCCGGGTACAAAACACATACTGTAAAAGATGAGATAAGAAATAATCTTATCACAAAAATTAAAAATAAAGAAACAATTTTTGACGGAATAATCGGCTATGAAAACACCGTTGTTCCTTCAGTTATGAACTCGCTTCTTGCAAGGCACGATATTATTTTGCTCGGTCTTCGCGGCCAGGCAAAAACAAAAATGGCAAGAATGCTTACGAGTCTGCTTGATGAATATATTCCAATTGTAAAAGGCTCGGAGATAAACGATAATCCTTTTCACCCCATCTCAAAGCATGCAGTTGATATGATAAATGAAATGGGAGATGAAACGGAAATTGAATGGATAAGCCGCGAGCAAAGATACAGTGAAAAGCTTGCTACTCCCGATGTAAACATCGCCGATTTAATCGGAGATATTGACCCTATCAAAGCTGCAAACCAGCGGCTGCATTATTCCCACGAAGGAGCTATTCACTTTGGAATCATTCCGAGAACTAACAGAGGAATTTTTGTGATTAATGAGCTTCCCGATTTACAGCCGAGAATACAGGTCGGTTTGCTGAATATTATGCAGGAGAAAGATATTCAGATACGAGGATTTAATATCAGGATTCCGCTTGATGTTCTGATGGTCTTCACTGCTAATCCCGAAGATTATACAAACAGAGGAAATATTATTACTCCGCTGAAAGACAGAATTGACTCGCAGATAATTACTCATTACCCGAAAAATTTAGAAGACGGAATAGAAATTACAGACACGTATTCATGGATAAAAAGAACTGACGGCAAAGTAACTATTCCTCATTACTTCAAAGAAATAATAGAGATGACTGCAATGCAGGCAAGAGTGAGCGAGTTCGTTGATCAGAAGTCAGGCGTAAGCGCAAGGCTTACAATTTCCTCTATGGAAAATCTTATCAGCAATGCAGAGCGCAGGGCTATTGTAAATAATGAAGAAGATATTTACCTGAGAGTCTGCGATATAAATGCAGTGCTTCCCGGTATGACAGGAAAGATGGAGCTTGTTTTTGAAGGCGAGCAGGAGGGAGCAATAAAAGTATCGAAGGCATTGCTATCAAAAGCAGTGAGAGAAATTTATAAAAAATATTTCCCTGACCCGCTTCAGAAAAGAAAGAAAACCGACAAGCCGCAGGAAGATGTCTATGCTGAAATGATTGAATGGTTCCAGAACGGCGGAAGGGTGAACATAAAAGATGATATGAGCTTTAAGGATTACTTTAAAGAACTGAAAAAAGTTGACGGACTGGAAAAATTTGTAAAGAAATATTCACAGTATTATGAAACTGAATACGAACTTGCCTCGCTGATGGAATTTGTTTTAGACGGCTTGCATCAAAGCTCTAAAATTGCAAAAGATGATATGGACTCAGTCGTATCTTATAAAGATATGGTGGGAAGCATGTTCACGCAGGAAAAAGGCTACGGCGAGTACGACGATGACTTTAATTTCAAATACTAA
- a CDS encoding CBS domain-containing protein codes for MANVKDLIKTERLHFVKTGMTVFDVARFMDMHNVGAVPVLAEGNKLVGIFSERDLLRRCAAKELDLKTTLIDEVMTKGVILVEAHDTPDYCLQIMKQENIRHIPIREGSDLIGILSIRDIMYHDMQEKEEKIEMLNSYIQFNG; via the coding sequence ATGGCAAACGTAAAAGATCTAATCAAAACTGAACGCCTTCACTTTGTAAAAACCGGAATGACCGTCTTTGACGTTGCAAGATTTATGGATATGCACAACGTCGGAGCAGTGCCTGTTCTTGCAGAGGGCAACAAGCTTGTCGGAATTTTTTCCGAAAGAGATCTGCTCCGCCGCTGCGCCGCTAAAGAGCTTGATTTAAAAACAACTCTGATAGATGAAGTAATGACTAAAGGAGTTATTTTAGTAGAAGCGCATGATACACCCGATTACTGCCTGCAGATTATGAAGCAGGAAAACATCCGCCACATTCCTATAAGAGAAGGAAGCGATTTGATCGGAATTCTCTCTATCAGAGATATTATGTATCACGATATGCAGGAAAAAGAAGAGAAGATTGAAATGCTGAACTCATACATTCAGTTTAACGGTTAA